One window of the Archaeoglobus sulfaticallidus PM70-1 genome contains the following:
- a CDS encoding PGF-CTERM sorting domain-containing protein, whose protein sequence is MKRMWKLGVPVLVVLLIALSVPVSAAFTTNAGPISDTALKVDLAKLSDDSPSYGDDLSIDVQWSYLDKVTGTRRIAVVEYTVYNSSIYNATTGQIDTAKLLDEAKYVVSLSEAGGSATYTFNTVDKSVYPGNYKVVIFLNNTVFNDALGFEVLPVEAQKPFVDISVSPTTVVFGDRLKVSYKMSYTTTTPVKVFVTGMGAYKELVNSTVSQLDASSYVDITALDFGVAELQEGIYVAKIVAGSGTNLAEKAVTFQVVSPAIESVDIPATYVKFTDLKFSGVTNLQKTGSSYDMQVAEGQNIVVVRILDLNDNEKINKTVFVDDSGKFSVKFTDSEVGAFSTGYYKIKIEAISYNNVTANLKYSDEAVYNIEFVNPSLTLTADKSTVTRGQSIKFTIDTNLKINKIVNFIIENPKIIGDTVNATRTFVYAVDALGDATVSITVANDAPLTTYTFKAEIPGTSVKDEVSVEVVKQTLNVSLDKNVVTKGSSIRITGTTTADRVYIYADEDDVFLFGTTKIKARPSTTTILTAGYNAYALPDNDNNLDFKIKVSDASGVDAGTYYLYFYAPANVSMIDRASDPQKSFVITVAEGTIESVNLSTTKIPYQGKVDIDVKVNVGDTSKAQVTFTLEGMNIKVGPADFGMAAFTSVDSDGIASFSLSLRDYTGSSKLSVGIYTLKVKLYYNNSEVDSATKTIPIEIVKPEMTVTIKPDQPVTGDVLELEITTNRVGDSGYDNIYVTMVGPNHKAVQQVSLNDEGKGYVTFETLGLAAGKYTFYVRDTQDTIAGGLTETQLAESYYNLDPTSPSAITYDADDDVLLVMSIDLLATKPTPTPTPEETPTPTPTPEKTPTPTPEETPTPTPTKEVTPTPTPTKEEPQPGPGFEAIFAVAGLLAVAYLLRRR, encoded by the coding sequence ATGAAAAGAATGTGGAAATTAGGGGTTCCGGTATTAGTGGTACTATTGATTGCATTGAGCGTACCTGTGAGTGCAGCGTTTACGACCAACGCTGGGCCAATCAGCGACACCGCACTGAAAGTTGATCTTGCAAAATTGTCTGACGACTCACCCAGTTATGGCGATGACCTATCAATTGACGTCCAGTGGAGCTATCTTGATAAGGTGACAGGTACAAGAAGGATTGCAGTAGTTGAGTATACGGTATATAATTCATCAATATACAATGCAACAACAGGTCAGATTGATACTGCAAAGCTCCTCGATGAGGCAAAGTATGTAGTCTCATTGAGTGAAGCTGGAGGTTCTGCAACATACACCTTCAATACTGTTGATAAGAGCGTTTATCCAGGAAATTACAAGGTGGTTATATTCCTGAACAACACAGTGTTCAATGATGCACTTGGTTTTGAGGTTTTGCCAGTAGAGGCGCAAAAGCCATTCGTTGACATCTCAGTCTCTCCAACAACAGTGGTGTTTGGAGACAGGCTCAAGGTATCATACAAGATGTCGTACACAACCACAACTCCAGTCAAGGTATTCGTTACTGGAATGGGTGCCTACAAGGAGCTGGTGAATAGCACAGTCTCTCAGTTGGATGCCAGCAGCTATGTGGACATAACAGCACTTGACTTTGGCGTAGCTGAGCTGCAAGAGGGTATATATGTTGCAAAGATTGTAGCTGGATCAGGTACGAATCTTGCAGAAAAGGCTGTAACCTTCCAGGTAGTAAGTCCAGCAATTGAGAGTGTAGATATACCTGCGACATATGTCAAGTTCACAGACCTCAAGTTCAGTGGAGTTACAAACCTCCAGAAGACTGGAAGCAGCTACGATATGCAGGTTGCAGAAGGTCAGAACATAGTAGTTGTTAGAATCCTTGACCTGAACGACAACGAAAAGATCAACAAGACAGTGTTTGTTGACGATAGTGGTAAGTTCAGCGTAAAGTTCACAGATTCTGAGGTTGGTGCCTTCAGCACAGGATACTACAAGATAAAGATCGAGGCAATTTCATACAATAATGTAACAGCTAATCTGAAGTATTCGGATGAAGCAGTATATAACATAGAGTTTGTTAATCCGTCACTCACACTGACTGCGGACAAGAGCACCGTAACAAGGGGCCAGTCAATAAAATTCACGATCGATACGAACCTTAAGATCAACAAGATCGTTAACTTCATAATTGAGAATCCAAAGATCATCGGTGATACTGTTAATGCAACAAGAACATTCGTGTATGCAGTTGACGCTTTGGGTGATGCTACAGTAAGTATTACTGTCGCGAACGATGCTCCGCTGACGACCTATACATTCAAGGCGGAAATTCCAGGAACCTCGGTAAAGGATGAAGTCTCAGTCGAGGTTGTCAAGCAGACACTGAATGTCAGTCTTGACAAGAATGTTGTTACAAAGGGTAGCTCGATAAGAATAACTGGTACGACAACTGCAGACAGAGTCTACATCTACGCAGATGAGGATGATGTGTTCCTGTTTGGAACCACCAAAATCAAAGCCAGACCAAGCACCACAACAATACTTACCGCCGGATACAATGCATACGCTCTGCCAGATAATGACAATAATCTTGACTTCAAGATAAAGGTCTCTGATGCATCCGGTGTTGATGCGGGGACATACTACCTGTACTTCTATGCTCCAGCAAATGTGAGCATGATCGATAGAGCTTCAGATCCACAGAAGTCATTCGTTATAACTGTTGCCGAGGGTACAATTGAGAGCGTGAACTTGAGTACAACGAAGATACCATATCAGGGTAAAGTGGATATTGATGTCAAAGTGAATGTTGGAGACACATCCAAAGCACAGGTCACATTCACACTCGAGGGAATGAACATCAAGGTTGGGCCAGCAGACTTCGGTATGGCGGCATTCACAAGTGTTGACTCTGACGGTATTGCAAGCTTCAGCCTGAGCCTGAGGGACTACACGGGTTCAAGCAAGCTCTCTGTTGGCATATACACACTGAAGGTCAAGCTCTACTACAACAACTCTGAGGTCGATTCTGCAACGAAGACGATCCCGATCGAGATTGTGAAGCCGGAGATGACTGTGACAATCAAACCAGATCAGCCGGTAACTGGCGACGTACTCGAGCTGGAGATAACAACGAACAGAGTGGGTGATTCTGGATATGACAACATATATGTTACAATGGTCGGTCCGAACCACAAGGCCGTACAGCAGGTGTCTCTGAACGATGAAGGCAAGGGATATGTGACATTTGAGACCCTCGGGCTGGCTGCTGGCAAGTACACCTTCTATGTGAGGGATACACAGGATACGATAGCCGGAGGTCTTACTGAGACCCAGCTGGCTGAGAGCTATTACAACCTTGATCCAACCTCACCATCTGCGATCACATACGATGCAGATGACGATGTGCTGCTGGTAATGTCTATCGACCTGCTTGCGACCAAGCCAACACCAACCCCAACTCCAGAAGAAACACCAACCCCAACTCCAACCCCAGAAAAGACCCCAACCCCAACTCCAGAAGAAACACCAACCCCAACTCCAACCAAGGAAGTGACCCCAACACCAACCCCAACCAAGGAAGAACCACAGCCAGGACCAGGATTTGAAGCGATCTTCGCTGTAGCAGGACTGCTGGCAGTAGCATACCTGCTCAGAAGACGATAA
- the glnA gene encoding type I glutamate--ammonia ligase: MDAETVKKVLEENNVRWVLCAFSDIRGFLQTFSIPAKVFMENSVFERGIGFDGSSIRGFRSIEKSDLVWMPDPATLKVIPWIDDPIQKTAIMFGDVHEPGPAEVADCDPRAYVAKSLEKKLGDDGMSVIFGPEIEFFVFEGIDPTRLAWDMWVSPNGGAGDSWGPPRVMPESSEIEPGGFFIRPKEGYFRPPPEDTTMEYRNELSYYLEKLGVFVEYHHHEVATAGQVELDFRPKTLVDVSDAFYLYKFAAKNIAAMNGLLATFMPKPLYLDNASGMHINQSLWEGKPFEGNPVFGDADDEFMLSQKARYYIGGLLEHAKALTAICAPTINSYKRLVPGFEAPIYICWSPRNRSALVRVPMYVKSPSAVRLEYRGADPSCNPYLAFAAQVAAGLDGIKKKIEPGDPVMEDVYELSPMKRKELGIGELPTTLRDALDHLASDEVLIKTLGSHIFDAFMSLKYDEWNQYCLYITPWEILKYIDI; encoded by the coding sequence ATGGATGCCGAGACTGTGAAAAAAGTACTTGAAGAGAATAATGTTAGATGGGTTTTATGTGCTTTCAGTGATATCAGGGGTTTCCTGCAAACATTCTCCATACCAGCCAAGGTCTTCATGGAAAACAGCGTTTTTGAGAGAGGTATAGGATTTGATGGCTCGTCTATTAGAGGTTTTAGGAGTATTGAAAAGAGTGACCTCGTCTGGATGCCAGATCCGGCAACTCTTAAAGTCATTCCGTGGATAGACGATCCAATTCAGAAGACAGCGATAATGTTTGGAGATGTGCATGAACCTGGTCCGGCAGAAGTGGCTGACTGCGATCCGAGAGCCTATGTTGCAAAGAGCCTTGAGAAGAAGCTCGGCGATGACGGGATGAGTGTTATATTCGGCCCGGAGATCGAGTTCTTCGTGTTTGAGGGAATAGATCCAACAAGACTTGCATGGGACATGTGGGTATCTCCAAACGGAGGTGCTGGTGACTCCTGGGGTCCCCCGAGGGTTATGCCGGAGAGCAGTGAGATCGAGCCGGGTGGCTTCTTCATAAGGCCAAAGGAAGGATACTTCAGACCACCTCCAGAGGATACAACCATGGAATACAGAAACGAGCTTTCGTACTACCTTGAAAAGCTTGGTGTGTTTGTAGAGTATCATCACCATGAGGTTGCTACAGCGGGACAGGTTGAGCTCGATTTCAGACCAAAGACGCTTGTGGATGTCTCTGATGCGTTCTACCTCTACAAGTTCGCAGCCAAGAATATTGCAGCGATGAATGGGCTTCTCGCAACATTCATGCCGAAGCCACTGTATCTGGATAACGCGAGCGGTATGCACATAAACCAGAGCCTCTGGGAGGGCAAACCCTTCGAAGGAAACCCCGTATTTGGCGATGCAGATGATGAGTTCATGCTGAGCCAGAAGGCGAGGTATTACATAGGTGGACTGCTCGAACATGCCAAGGCGTTGACAGCCATCTGCGCTCCGACGATAAACTCGTACAAGAGGCTGGTTCCGGGATTTGAGGCACCAATCTACATCTGCTGGAGCCCGAGAAACAGGAGTGCTCTGGTTAGGGTTCCAATGTATGTGAAGAGCCCATCTGCTGTCAGGCTTGAATACAGAGGTGCAGACCCAAGCTGCAATCCGTATCTGGCATTCGCCGCACAGGTTGCAGCAGGTCTGGATGGTATAAAGAAGAAGATTGAGCCCGGAGATCCAGTAATGGAGGATGTTTATGAGCTATCGCCAATGAAGAGGAAGGAACTCGGTATCGGAGAGCTACCAACAACGCTGAGAGATGCTCTTGACCACCTGGCCAGTGATGAGGTCCTGATCAAGACTCTTGGCTCCCATATATTCGATGCGTTCATGAGCCTGAAGTATGATGAGTGGAACCAGTACTGTCTGTACATAACTCCGTGGGAGATACTGAAATACATTGACATCTAA
- a CDS encoding metal-dependent transcriptional regulator, whose protein sequence is MERVEEYLEAIYDIQESSNRLVKTTELAKKLDVKPSSVTEMILKLKDSGYVDYQPYRGVMLTKKGYDVAKRIKKYHKIFETFFTEFLGLNEEESHNLSCELEHHVSDEVAEKICMIVSSSDCKICEECDRVYYLLDGADDGEYEVLAAPTIVRNLGIAPNTIIQKVGDTVRVNDMEFELSDELKSKILVKLIRKF, encoded by the coding sequence GTGGAGCGGGTAGAGGAATATCTTGAAGCAATCTATGACATACAGGAGTCATCCAACAGGCTTGTTAAAACTACTGAGCTTGCTAAAAAGCTCGATGTTAAACCGTCAAGCGTTACAGAGATGATTCTTAAGCTCAAGGATTCTGGTTATGTGGATTACCAGCCGTACAGAGGTGTTATGCTGACAAAGAAGGGCTACGATGTAGCAAAGAGAATAAAGAAATACCACAAGATATTCGAGACTTTTTTTACTGAATTTCTGGGATTGAATGAGGAAGAGTCCCATAACTTAAGCTGTGAACTTGAGCATCATGTGAGCGATGAGGTTGCAGAGAAGATATGCATGATCGTATCCTCCTCGGACTGCAAAATCTGCGAAGAGTGTGATAGGGTTTACTATCTGCTTGATGGGGCTGATGATGGGGAGTATGAGGTTCTGGCAGCTCCAACAATCGTTAGGAATCTGGGTATTGCTCCGAATACGATCATACAGAAAGTGGGGGATACAGTAAGGGTTAATGATATGGAATTCGAGCTGTCAGATGAGCTAAAATCAAAGATTCTGGTGAAATTGATAAGAAAATTTTAG
- a CDS encoding OB-fold nucleic acid binding domain-containing protein: MKQGMKLKEYYKPISEEVEFEDFLKRYDEIKEHFGDYITEETALQLTVYSFGHQPIQKISDVVNGSNRVVRVSGVVEEIEYFYTKGMVAKLKLKDESGVVGVKFWKDCAELVKVGDVFEGCIIEIKGFLKQNEIFVSSAENVEIKGFEEMEGIFLGKERANEKCRIALAKDDAVKIVVLDIDPDVNFGDRIIIRQDSVERVGKGDPLPFFNRIADLGQRVNLIGRVSGIGIKRGNYADMYLSDDSGRIRVVLWDSKVEIFKEIDIGDHIVILRGYVKNGEKSEVHCGWESLIYIVEKFH; the protein is encoded by the coding sequence ATGAAACAAGGAATGAAACTTAAAGAGTACTATAAGCCGATCTCAGAAGAAGTTGAATTTGAGGACTTTTTAAAGAGGTATGATGAAATAAAAGAACATTTTGGAGACTACATCACAGAAGAGACTGCCTTGCAGCTAACCGTCTACAGCTTCGGTCATCAGCCAATCCAGAAGATATCCGATGTCGTTAATGGCAGCAACAGAGTCGTTAGAGTGAGTGGAGTTGTGGAGGAGATAGAGTACTTCTACACCAAGGGAATGGTGGCGAAGCTGAAGCTGAAGGATGAGAGTGGAGTTGTTGGTGTCAAGTTCTGGAAGGACTGTGCTGAACTTGTAAAGGTTGGAGATGTCTTCGAGGGTTGCATTATCGAGATTAAGGGATTTCTGAAGCAGAACGAGATTTTTGTCAGCTCTGCAGAGAATGTTGAGATTAAAGGATTTGAGGAAATGGAAGGGATATTCCTCGGGAAAGAGAGGGCTAACGAGAAATGTAGGATAGCTTTGGCCAAGGATGATGCTGTGAAGATTGTTGTGCTAGATATCGATCCGGATGTAAATTTTGGAGACAGAATCATCATCAGACAAGATTCAGTTGAGAGGGTCGGAAAAGGAGACCCCCTGCCATTTTTTAACAGAATAGCAGATCTTGGGCAGAGAGTTAATCTGATCGGAAGGGTTAGCGGAATAGGCATTAAGCGAGGGAATTATGCGGATATGTACCTGTCAGATGATAGTGGAAGGATAAGGGTTGTCCTGTGGGACAGCAAGGTAGAGATCTTCAAGGAAATCGATATTGGAGATCATATCGTGATATTGAGGGGATATGTGAAGAATGGGGAGAAGTCAGAGGTTCACTGTGGGTGGGAGTCCCTAATATATATCGTTGAAAAATTCCATTAG
- a CDS encoding ribose 1,5-bisphosphate isomerase translates to MSIDYVVKSAEKIKNMEVRGAGRIAKFCAKVLMEYAMEIKKNFDEEMKKAAEILLNTRPTAVSLYNSIYYVMDYSGESDEEKRESLVKRAKEFIEWVDTAQKEIGRIGSRRIKSGSTILTHCNSASALSVIKEAYRKGKDIEVFATESRPRYQGHLTAKELSAEGIPVTLIVDSAVRYFIREIDYVIVGADAITVNGSLVNKIGTSQIALIAKEARVPFMVAAETYKFSPKTLLGESIVIEERDPAEVAPEELRSLVKIRNPAFDITPRHYIDLIITEIGAIPPEMAYLVIKERLGYRLLGEDELKLSVHHYD, encoded by the coding sequence ATGAGCATAGATTACGTCGTCAAATCCGCAGAGAAAATAAAGAATATGGAGGTTAGAGGGGCTGGGAGAATAGCCAAATTCTGTGCAAAGGTTCTGATGGAGTATGCGATGGAGATAAAGAAAAATTTCGATGAAGAGATGAAGAAGGCTGCTGAGATACTTCTCAACACGAGGCCAACGGCTGTTAGCCTGTACAACTCGATATACTATGTGATGGACTACAGTGGGGAGAGCGATGAGGAAAAGAGAGAGAGTCTAGTAAAAAGGGCTAAAGAGTTCATAGAATGGGTAGATACCGCACAGAAAGAGATTGGCAGGATTGGATCCAGAAGGATAAAAAGTGGTTCCACCATTCTGACTCACTGCAACTCAGCTTCAGCCCTTTCAGTAATCAAAGAAGCTTACAGAAAGGGAAAGGATATCGAGGTTTTTGCCACAGAATCAAGACCAAGGTATCAGGGACATCTAACTGCAAAGGAGCTTTCAGCTGAAGGAATCCCGGTTACGCTAATCGTTGATTCCGCAGTGAGATACTTTATCAGAGAAATAGACTATGTTATTGTTGGTGCGGATGCCATAACCGTTAACGGATCTTTAGTCAACAAGATCGGCACATCCCAGATTGCTCTGATAGCTAAGGAGGCGAGAGTTCCTTTCATGGTTGCAGCAGAGACCTACAAGTTCAGTCCCAAGACTCTGCTTGGTGAGAGCATAGTTATTGAGGAAAGGGATCCAGCAGAGGTTGCTCCTGAGGAGTTGCGTTCCCTCGTTAAGATAAGAAATCCAGCATTTGATATAACTCCAAGGCACTACATAGATCTGATAATCACGGAGATTGGAGCTATTCCTCCCGAAATGGCATATCTGGTGATAAAGGAGAGGCTTGGATACAGACTTCTTGGAGAGGATGAGCTTAAGCTATCAGTCCACCACTACGATTAG
- the hisC gene encoding histidinol-phosphate transaminase, translating to MVRNVIHFINPYDPGRFPEDLGISESKIISLSSNENPLLPPDDVKEAYIRAFDRINRYPHPFYDDLKELISEYVDVEKDMIAVGNGASEILKMICEVNLEAFDKVIIPMPGYTMYIVFSMLMDASIRLVEFPEYKVDAGKIEDGKLIFLCSPNNPTGNSIPEREVRRILESFSGLVVIDEAYAEFSKKSFLRLVDEFENLIVVRSFSKFFSMAGARVGYAVGNYETISAIEKVRLPFNISYISVAVAKACLDNLDYFIKVRDEIVREREWLYRELKKFDSLKVYPSDANFILVRFDDLSDSQEVSRYFESKGIILRDVTGLIGLDGVHYRITVGRREDNLKFLSALEKFLG from the coding sequence ATGGTTAGAAATGTTATACACTTCATAAATCCATATGATCCGGGAAGATTTCCTGAAGATTTGGGTATAAGTGAATCCAAGATAATTTCCCTTTCATCCAACGAGAACCCTTTGTTGCCACCAGATGATGTTAAAGAAGCATATATAAGGGCATTTGACAGGATAAACAGATATCCTCATCCATTCTATGATGATTTAAAGGAGTTAATCTCAGAATATGTGGATGTTGAGAAAGATATGATTGCTGTTGGGAATGGTGCGAGCGAAATACTTAAGATGATCTGCGAAGTTAATCTTGAGGCCTTCGATAAGGTCATCATACCAATGCCCGGTTACACGATGTACATAGTCTTCTCAATGCTGATGGACGCCTCGATCCGGCTGGTAGAGTTTCCTGAATATAAAGTTGATGCTGGGAAGATAGAGGATGGAAAACTCATTTTCCTATGCTCTCCGAACAACCCAACAGGAAATAGCATTCCTGAGAGAGAAGTCAGGAGAATCCTCGAAAGCTTCAGCGGATTGGTTGTTATTGATGAGGCCTATGCGGAATTCTCGAAAAAGTCCTTTTTGAGGTTAGTAGATGAATTCGAGAACCTCATAGTAGTCAGGTCTTTCTCTAAATTCTTTTCAATGGCTGGAGCGAGGGTAGGATACGCTGTAGGGAATTATGAGACGATCTCAGCAATAGAGAAGGTTCGATTGCCGTTCAACATATCCTATATCTCTGTAGCAGTTGCAAAAGCGTGTCTGGACAATCTGGATTATTTCATTAAGGTCAGAGACGAAATAGTGAGAGAGAGGGAATGGCTATACAGAGAGCTTAAAAAGTTCGATTCCCTTAAAGTATATCCATCTGATGCAAACTTCATCCTCGTCAGGTTTGATGATCTGAGTGATTCACAGGAGGTATCAAGATATTTCGAGTCAAAAGGAATCATCTTGAGGGATGTAACCGGGTTGATAGGACTCGATGGAGTTCACTACAGGATCACCGTGGGAAGAAGGGAGGACAACCTCAAATTTTTGTCAGCTTTGGAAAAGTTTCTCGGTTAG
- a CDS encoding UbiX family flavin prenyltransferase, protein MKKIVVAITGASGQIYGLRLLQKLKELDVETHVIVSNPAIITMKYEGVDLEDIKDLSDHFYSTSDISSRLASGSFKHDGMVIAPCTVNTASSIAYGIADNLIVRSADVTLKEKRKLILLVRETPLHEGHLETLLKLSRMGTIIMPPVPAFYIKPKHLTDIVDHTVFRVLDLLGFDIEYNRWNPFGND, encoded by the coding sequence ATGAAAAAAATCGTTGTAGCTATAACTGGAGCGAGCGGGCAGATATATGGGTTAAGACTCCTTCAAAAACTAAAAGAGCTTGATGTTGAAACACATGTGATTGTCTCAAATCCAGCAATAATAACAATGAAGTATGAAGGTGTAGATCTTGAAGATATAAAGGATTTATCGGATCACTTCTATTCTACTTCAGATATCTCTTCCAGGCTCGCGAGTGGTAGTTTTAAGCATGATGGAATGGTCATCGCTCCATGCACAGTAAACACTGCATCATCTATAGCATACGGTATCGCAGACAATCTGATCGTGAGGTCGGCGGATGTTACACTAAAAGAGAAGAGAAAGTTAATTCTACTTGTTAGGGAAACACCACTCCACGAAGGACATCTCGAAACTCTGCTGAAGCTGTCAAGAATGGGTACCATAATCATGCCCCCTGTTCCTGCATTTTATATAAAGCCTAAGCATCTAACTGACATTGTTGACCATACTGTATTCAGAGTGCTTGATCTTCTCGGTTTTGACATAGAATACAACAGATGGAATCCATTTGGTAATGATTAA